A stretch of the Cucurbita pepo subsp. pepo cultivar mu-cu-16 chromosome LG16, ASM280686v2, whole genome shotgun sequence genome encodes the following:
- the LOC111776769 gene encoding pentatricopeptide repeat-containing protein At2g28050, giving the protein MSIPNLLKTLKTVKGNRQSNPSSRPLAEIISTILAPAPFDSTVSCFISQLNPRVLTSILSNPNLRSSECFHFFDFCLKNQPLMSFTPDLQAHLTVICRLLKARMFSDAASLLKTVSIDGNLRYSFAIIASTVESCCQERKVKVKFFNFMLALYSENGFFDSVSETFSYMKNNGIMIDEQRCTVHLLSLKGSNQMHLALDFFYRMLKSRLEVSVYSLTVVVDILCWNGEIKRGRELVEETLGKGIKPNIVTFNVMVSACAKRWNFEELDLILILMEKEEVRFDANTYKLLIDGFTSSGRNEAAKNLVMKMHDEGLKADSHLYNLIIRSYCKAGAIQSACLVFDEMSERNIAPNSDTYWALIDGLCKVGDMGLAVEYVNGMRSNGIKMDDAIFDALVDGFCEKGMVDEAIELQIMMEKDGYQLNPSVCEKIVLELCKLNRTKEATMVLNILAKRGADLRRLIPTTLELI; this is encoded by the coding sequence ATGTCGATTCCAAATCTCCTGAAAACCCTCAAAACAGTCAAAGGAAATCGTCAATCCAATCCCTCATCGAGACCACTCGCGGAAATCATTTCAACGATCTTAGCTCCGGCGCCGTTCGATTCCACTGTGTCATGCTTCATCTCCCAACTCAATCCCCGTGTTCTCACTTCCATTCTCTCTAATCCTAATCTGAGATCTTCAGAATGCTTCCATTTCTTCGATTTTTGCCTAAAAAATCAGCCTCTCATGTCCTTCACGCCTGATCTTCAGGCTCATTTGACCGTCATTTGCAGGCTTCTCAAGGCAAGGATGTTCTCCGATGCAGCAAGCCTTCTGAAAACTGTATCGATTGATGGAAATCTCCGCTACTCATTTGCTATTATTGCTTCGACGGTGGAAAGTTGCTGTCAAGAAAGGAAGGTTAAGgtaaaatttttcaatttcatgctTGCTCTGTACTCGGAGAATGGGTTCTTCGACTCTGTTTCTGAAACTTTTAGCTATATGAAGAACAATGGGATTATGATCGATGAGCAGAGATGTACTGTGCATTTACTATCGCTTAAAGGATCTAATCAGATGCATTTAGCTTTAGATTTCTTCTATCGAATGCTTAAATCAAGGTTAGAGGTCTCTGTTTATTCTTTAACCGTTGTAGTGGATATCCTGTGTTGGAATGGAGAGATTAAGAGAGGTAGAGAGTTGGTGGAGGAGACGTTGGGGAAAGGGATTAAACCCAACATTGTTACATTCAATGTGATGGTTAGTGCTTGCGCTAAGAGATGGAATTTCGAGGAGTTGGATCTGATATTGATTCTgatggaaaaggaagaagttcGTTTTGATGCCAACACTTACAAACTCTTAATTGATGGGTTCACGAGCTCAGGAAGGAATGAGGCGGCCAAGAACTTGGTGATGAAGATGCACGACGAGGGCTTGAAGGCAGACTCCCATTTGTATAATCTGATCATTAGAAGCTACTGTAAAGCAGGGGCGATCCAGAGTGCATGCTTAGTGTTCGACGAAATGTCTGAGAGAAATATTGCCCCGAATTCTGATACATATTGGGCTCTAATCGATGGTCTCTGCAAGGTAGGAGATATGGGGCTTGCAGTAGAATATGTAAATGGAATGCGGAGCAATGGAATCAAAATGGATGATGCAATTTTCGACGCATTGGTCGATGGTTTCTGCGAAAAGGGAATGGTTGATGAAGCTATTGAGCTGCAAATAATGATGGAGAAGGATGGGTATCAATTAAATCCATCGGTTTGTGAAAAGATTGTGTTGGAATTATGCAAGTTGAATCGGACTAAAGAAGCAACGATGGTGTTAAACATCTTGGCTAAACGTGGGGCTGATCTTCGCAGACTGATTCCAACCACTTTGGAACTAATTTGA
- the LOC111776767 gene encoding P-loop NTPase domain-containing protein LPA1 homolog 1-like isoform X1: MAEVAKVLYIVVLDYEEQVKKEKGSFRYTRPVLQSTLQLMGCKARHAFKISQRAFELLRKGYDVHPEGFETRSSGKEHLNLSKDGGNKNIPFELYKRRTTLIVRRATFLDVVCKALAEYKYVSPNQRADLLLACRIRERKESMTVLLCGTSGCGKSTLSALLGSRLGITTVISTDSIRHMMRSFVDEKQNPLLWASTYHAGEVLDPVAVAEAKAKRKATKLEGNPHSYLKDEVLESSSIGKFDGQPSDRCTELISEKQMAVEGYKAQSEMVIDSLDRLITAWEERKESVVVEGVHLSLNFVMGLMKKHPSIVPFMIYITNEDKHMERFAVRAKYMTLDPAKNRYVKYIRNIRAIQEYLCKRADKHLIPKINNTNVDKSVAAIHATVFSCLRRREAGEQLYDPVRNTVPIIDEEYRNQCAANSLSSKCMFQLIQRKGSSRNLMALVNTDGSVAKAWPVDPIDNTSGKPLLGPRTENGFGTPMYGPLQIGKAETVNLQFGFYGISAWPSDGGTSRVGSVDESRPDWTDTSKYHSSCCSSPRFSDGPSKELKEDISVHGSEEEVDDPQELGSDEDFSEDGDKQIHEEVGSVDEESTKSDEEYDDLAMLDVNHGYWLDDDNEDMEKAGSVTKGQMSAREVDRYRQNLDHVLRSKSKSSKSLCSFSSLLKEKERNSKTSGAMKMKKRSLSIPAMRKHGSAIEGGPILSGAPQG; the protein is encoded by the exons ATGGCGGAGGTCGCTAAGGTGTTGTATATTGTGGTTCTGGATTATGAAGAACAagtgaagaaggagaaggggtCTTTCCGGTATACTCGCCCCGTTTTGCAAAGCACTCTGCAGCTCATGGGTTGCAAGGCACGACATGCTTTCAAG ATAAGCCAAAGGGCTTTTGAGTTGTTGCGTAAAGGTTATGATGTGCATCCTGAAGGGTTTGAGACAAGATCTTCTGGAAAAGAACATCTAAATTTATCTAAAGATGgtggaaacaaaaacattccCTTTGAGCTTTATAAAAGACGCACAACCCTCATTGTAAGGAGAGCAACCTTCTTAGATGTTGTATGCAAAGCCCTGGCAGAATACAAGTACGTGAGTCCCAACCAGAGGGCTGACTTGCTTTTAGCCTGCAG AATCCGGGAAAGGAAGGAATCTATGACTGTACTATTATGTGGTACTAGTGGCTGTGGGAAATCTACCTTGTCCGCTCTGCTG GGTAGCAGGTTAGGAATTACAACAGTAATATCAACCGACTCAATTCGGCATATGATGAGGAGTTTTGTAGATGAGAAACAAAATCCTCTGCTCTGGGCTTCAACTTACCATGCCGGGGAGGTTTTGGATCCAGTGGCTGTCGCTGAAGCCAaggcaaaaagaaaagcaacaaAGTTGGAAGGCAATCCTCATTCATATCTGAAGGATGAAGTACTGGAGAGTTCTTCCATTGGAAAATTTGATGGCCAACCATCGGATCGTTGCACTGAGCTAATCAGTGAAAAGCAGATGGCTGTTGAAGGATACAAGGCTCAGAGTGAAATGGTGATTGACAGTCTTGATAGGCTGATTACTGCATGGGAAGAGCGGAAAGAATCGGTGGTTGTTGAGGGTGTTCACTTAAGCCTAAATTTTGTG ATGGGGCTCATGAAGAAACATCCATCAATTGTACCATTCATGATTTACATCACCAATGAGGACAAGCACATGGAAAGATTTGCTGTGAGAGCAAAATATATGACACTTGATCCAGCTAAGAACAGATATGTGAAGTATATACGAAATATTAGGGCAATACAAGAATATTTATGCAAGAGGGCTGATAAGCATCTTATCCCTAAAATAAACAATACCAATGTTGACAAGAGTGTAGCTGCCATCCATGCAACAGTATTTAGCTGCCTTCGTAGGCGTGAAGCAGGCGAACAACTATATGATCCTGTACGCAATACTGTTCCTATTATTGACGAGGAATACAGGAATCAGTGTGCAGCCAACTCGTTGAGCTCTAAGTGCATGTTTCAACTCATCCAGAGGAAAGGTTCCTCTAGGAATCTCATGGCTTTGGTTAATACTGACGGATCGGTGGCTAAGGCTTGGCCTGTTGATCCAATTGATAATACAAGTGGGAAGCCTTTATTAGGCCCGAGGACTGAGAATGGATTTGGGACTCCAATGTATGGTCCATTGCAGATTGGTAAAGCTGAAACTGTTAATCTTCAATTTGGTTTCTATGGCATCAGTGCTTGGCCTTCTGATGGTGGGACCAGCCGTGTAGGGAGTGTGGATGAATCCAGGCCAGATTGGACTGATACTAGTAAATACCATTCTTCTTGCTGCAGCTCTCCAAGGTTTTCGGATGGACCTTCCAAGGAG CTCAAGGAAGATATCTCAGTGCACGGTAGTGAGGAAGAGGTTGATGATCCTCAAGAGCTTGGCAGTGATGAAGACTTTAGTGAAGATGGTGACAAACAGATTCATGAAGAG GTAGGCTCAGTCGATGAAGAATCGACAAAATCAGATGAAGAATATGATGATCTGGCAATGCTGGACGTGAATCACGGTTACTGGTTAGATGATGACAATGAGGACATGGAAAAGGCTGGATCTGTTACCAAGGGCCAAATGAGTGCTCGAGAAGTTGATAGGTATCGCCAGAACCTGGACCACGTCCTGCGCTCGAAAAGCAAGTCATCCAAGTCACTCtgctccttttcttctcttcttaaggagaaagaaagaaatagcaAAACCTCTGGTGctatgaaaatgaagaaacgTTCCCTTAGCATTCCAGCCATGAGAAAGCATGGTTCAGCTATTGAGGGGGGCCCCATTCTCTCTGGAGCTCCTCAGGGGTAG
- the LOC111776767 gene encoding P-loop NTPase domain-containing protein LPA1 homolog 1-like isoform X2, translated as MTVLLCGTSGCGKSTLSALLGSRLGITTVISTDSIRHMMRSFVDEKQNPLLWASTYHAGEVLDPVAVAEAKAKRKATKLEGNPHSYLKDEVLESSSIGKFDGQPSDRCTELISEKQMAVEGYKAQSEMVIDSLDRLITAWEERKESVVVEGVHLSLNFVMGLMKKHPSIVPFMIYITNEDKHMERFAVRAKYMTLDPAKNRYVKYIRNIRAIQEYLCKRADKHLIPKINNTNVDKSVAAIHATVFSCLRRREAGEQLYDPVRNTVPIIDEEYRNQCAANSLSSKCMFQLIQRKGSSRNLMALVNTDGSVAKAWPVDPIDNTSGKPLLGPRTENGFGTPMYGPLQIGKAETVNLQFGFYGISAWPSDGGTSRVGSVDESRPDWTDTSKYHSSCCSSPRFSDGPSKELKEDISVHGSEEEVDDPQELGSDEDFSEDGDKQIHEEVGSVDEESTKSDEEYDDLAMLDVNHGYWLDDDNEDMEKAGSVTKGQMSAREVDRYRQNLDHVLRSKSKSSKSLCSFSSLLKEKERNSKTSGAMKMKKRSLSIPAMRKHGSAIEGGPILSGAPQG; from the exons ATGACTGTACTATTATGTGGTACTAGTGGCTGTGGGAAATCTACCTTGTCCGCTCTGCTG GGTAGCAGGTTAGGAATTACAACAGTAATATCAACCGACTCAATTCGGCATATGATGAGGAGTTTTGTAGATGAGAAACAAAATCCTCTGCTCTGGGCTTCAACTTACCATGCCGGGGAGGTTTTGGATCCAGTGGCTGTCGCTGAAGCCAaggcaaaaagaaaagcaacaaAGTTGGAAGGCAATCCTCATTCATATCTGAAGGATGAAGTACTGGAGAGTTCTTCCATTGGAAAATTTGATGGCCAACCATCGGATCGTTGCACTGAGCTAATCAGTGAAAAGCAGATGGCTGTTGAAGGATACAAGGCTCAGAGTGAAATGGTGATTGACAGTCTTGATAGGCTGATTACTGCATGGGAAGAGCGGAAAGAATCGGTGGTTGTTGAGGGTGTTCACTTAAGCCTAAATTTTGTG ATGGGGCTCATGAAGAAACATCCATCAATTGTACCATTCATGATTTACATCACCAATGAGGACAAGCACATGGAAAGATTTGCTGTGAGAGCAAAATATATGACACTTGATCCAGCTAAGAACAGATATGTGAAGTATATACGAAATATTAGGGCAATACAAGAATATTTATGCAAGAGGGCTGATAAGCATCTTATCCCTAAAATAAACAATACCAATGTTGACAAGAGTGTAGCTGCCATCCATGCAACAGTATTTAGCTGCCTTCGTAGGCGTGAAGCAGGCGAACAACTATATGATCCTGTACGCAATACTGTTCCTATTATTGACGAGGAATACAGGAATCAGTGTGCAGCCAACTCGTTGAGCTCTAAGTGCATGTTTCAACTCATCCAGAGGAAAGGTTCCTCTAGGAATCTCATGGCTTTGGTTAATACTGACGGATCGGTGGCTAAGGCTTGGCCTGTTGATCCAATTGATAATACAAGTGGGAAGCCTTTATTAGGCCCGAGGACTGAGAATGGATTTGGGACTCCAATGTATGGTCCATTGCAGATTGGTAAAGCTGAAACTGTTAATCTTCAATTTGGTTTCTATGGCATCAGTGCTTGGCCTTCTGATGGTGGGACCAGCCGTGTAGGGAGTGTGGATGAATCCAGGCCAGATTGGACTGATACTAGTAAATACCATTCTTCTTGCTGCAGCTCTCCAAGGTTTTCGGATGGACCTTCCAAGGAG CTCAAGGAAGATATCTCAGTGCACGGTAGTGAGGAAGAGGTTGATGATCCTCAAGAGCTTGGCAGTGATGAAGACTTTAGTGAAGATGGTGACAAACAGATTCATGAAGAG GTAGGCTCAGTCGATGAAGAATCGACAAAATCAGATGAAGAATATGATGATCTGGCAATGCTGGACGTGAATCACGGTTACTGGTTAGATGATGACAATGAGGACATGGAAAAGGCTGGATCTGTTACCAAGGGCCAAATGAGTGCTCGAGAAGTTGATAGGTATCGCCAGAACCTGGACCACGTCCTGCGCTCGAAAAGCAAGTCATCCAAGTCACTCtgctccttttcttctcttcttaaggagaaagaaagaaatagcaAAACCTCTGGTGctatgaaaatgaagaaacgTTCCCTTAGCATTCCAGCCATGAGAAAGCATGGTTCAGCTATTGAGGGGGGCCCCATTCTCTCTGGAGCTCCTCAGGGGTAG
- the LOC111776768 gene encoding ruBisCO large subunit-binding protein subunit alpha, whose product MASANAISSASILCPSQKSLRKANQTQNNRLHYRQAGSRFVVRATAKEIAFDQRSRSALQSGIDKLANAVGLTLGPRGRNVVLDEFGSPKVVNDGVTIARAIELPDPMENAGAALIREVASKTNDSAGDGTTTASVLAREIIKLGLLNVTSGANPVSLKRGIDKTVQGLIQELENKARAIEGRDDIKAVASISAGNDELIGMMIADAIEKVGPDGVLSIESSSSFETTVEVEEGMAIDRGYISPQFVTNPEKLIAEFENARVLVTDQKISAIKDIIPILEKTTQLRAPLLIIAEDVTGEALATLVVNKLRGILNVAAIKAPGFGERRKAMLQDIAILTGAEFQANDLGLLVENTSIEQLGLARKVTISKDTTTIIADAASKDELQARIAQLKKELAETDSVYDTEKLAERIAKLSGGVAVIKVGAATETELEDRKLRIEDAKNATFAAIEEGIVPGGGAALVHLSTLVPAIKDKLEDAEEKLGADIVQKALVAPASLIAQNAGIEGEVVVEKIKSSEWEIGYNAMTDKYENLVEAGVIDPAKVTRCALQNAASVAGMVLTTQAIVVEKPKPKAPTAAPQGLTI is encoded by the exons ATGGCGTCTGCTAATGCAATTTCTTCTGCATCGATTCTATGTCCTTCCCAGAAG AGCTTGAGAAAGGCGAATCAAACACAGAACAACAGGCTACATTACAGACAGGCGGGTAGCAGATTTGTTGTGAGAGCTACTGCTAAGGAGATAGCGTTTGACCAAAGATCTAGGAGCGCACTTCAGTCTGGGATTGATAAGCTTGCCAATGCAGTCGGTCTGACTCTTGGACCTAGGG GGAGAAATGTGGTGCTGGATGAGTTCGGCAGTCCTAAGGTTGTAAACGATGGTGTGACAATTGCTCGGGCAATTGAGTTGCCTGATCCCATGGAAAATGCTGGTGCAGCTCTAATTAGAGAG GTTGCAAGTAAAACTAATGATTCTGCTGGTGATGGGACGACAACTGCCTCAGTCCTCGCTAGGGAAATTATCAAGCTAGGCCTGCTTAATGTTACCTCCGGAGCAAATCCAGTATCACTGAAGAGAGGAATTGACAAGACCGTGCAAGGATTGATCCAAGAGCTTGAGAACAAGGCTAGGGCTATAGAAGGCAGAGATGATATCAAAG CTGTTGCTTCTATTTCTGCTGGAAATGACGAGCTTATAGGGATGATGATCGCTGATGCCATTGAAAAAGTTGGGCCTGATGGTGTCTTATCCATTGAGTCATCATCTTCCTTTGAGACCACtgttgaagttgaagaagggaTGGCG ATTGACAGAGGCTATATTTCTCCTCAGTTCGTCACAAACCCTGAAAAATTAATTGCTGAATTTGAGAATGCACGAGTATTAGTTACAGACCAGAAAATTTCGGCCATAAAGGATATAATCCCTATATTGGAGAAAACCACGCAATTGAGAGCTCCTTTGCTTATCATTGCAGAGGATGTTACTGGTGAGGCTTTGGCTACCCTTGTTGTGAACAAGTTGCGGGGGATTCTAAATGTTGCTGCCATTAAAGCTCCGGGCTTtggagaaaggagaaaggcGATGCTTCAAGACATTGCCATTTTGACAG gTGCTGAGTTTCAAGCCAATGATCTTGGATTGCTAGTAGAAAATACTTCAATTGAACAGCTTGGTTTGGCCCGAAAAGTGACCATCTCCAAGGACACTACCACCATCATTGCTGACGCTGCTTCAAAAGACGAGCTACAAGCCAGAATTGCACAGCTAAAGAAGGAATTGGCTGAGACAGATTCTGTGTATGACACAGAGAAACTCGCTGAAAGAATTGCCAAACTATCTGGTGGTGTTGCTGTCATTAAAGTAGGAGCTGCAACAGAGACTGAACTTGAGGACCGTAAGCTCCGTATTGAAGATGCAAAGAATGCAACTTTCGCTGCCATAGAGGAAGGCATTGTACCTGGTGGTGGTGCTGCACTGGTTCACCTCTCAACTCTTGTCCCTGCAATCAAGGACAAGCTCGAAGATGCCGAAGAGAAGCTCGGTGCCGATATTGTCCAAAAG GCGCTGGTAGCACCGGCATCCTTAATTGCCCAAAATGCTGGAATTGAAGGGGAAGTAGTGGTGGAGAAGATAAAGTCAAGTGAATGGGAAATTGGTTACAACGCAATGACAGACAAGTACGAGAATCTAGTAGAGGCCGGCGTTATTGACCCAGCCAAGGTGACCAGATGTGCCTTGCAGAATGCAGCTTCAGTTGCTGGGATGGTCCTAACCACACAGGCTATTGTAGTTgaaaagcccaagcccaaggcACCCACCGCTGCCCCACAAGGCCTtactatttaa